A region from the Corylus avellana chromosome ca7, CavTom2PMs-1.0 genome encodes:
- the LOC132187078 gene encoding uncharacterized protein LOC132187078 produces the protein MGGRSSECSSGEEDGDAEWKAAISSIAASSSSSSSHGCVPSFINGFSAASNHSTTPQNTHNDDHDDDDGGGLHKQKPQQLKHYQLKAQKLLDDMLEKTLVMVRDPIDVPDNDPEINEGGIHLFKNAPPGIVFDHIDELQPPRKRPRILPGKDIDQKSKKFKRQIQSVAVDAEDIMAAARNACQKSLARLETKDAAAKAAAKREEERVAELKRIRGERWLPSIAREMQRNSHDRNLLRHSLPLLERSIK, from the exons ATGGGAGGTCGGAGCAGTGAGTGTAGCAGTGGAGAGGAAGACGGAGATGCGGAGTGGAAAGCGGCAATCAGTTCTATCGCcgcttcctcctcctcctcctcctcccacgGTTGTGTCCCTTCCTTCATCAATGGTTTTTCGGCTGCCTCCAACCATTCGACGACCCCTCAGAATACCCACAATGatgatcatgatgatgatgatggtggcgGCCTTCACAAACAAAAACCTCAACAGCTCAAGCACTATCAACTCAAG GCACAAAAGCTTTTGGATGATATGCTTGAAAAGACACTAGTGATGGTGAGAGATCCCATTGATGTCCCTGATAATGATCCCGAGATTAATGAAGGTGGAATTCACTTGTTTAAAAATGCTCCCCCTGGAATAGTGTTTGATCATATAG ATGAACTTCAACCACCAAGAAAGAGACCAAGAATCCTTCCTGGAAAAGATATTGACCAGAAATCGAAGAAG TTTAAAAGACAAATCCAATCTGTCGCTGTTGATGCGGAAGATATAATGGCTGCTGCAAGAAATGCATGCCAAAAATCATTGGCTAGACTAGAAACAAAAGATGCAGCAGCAAAAGCAGCAGCTAAAAGAGAGGAGGAAAGAGTTGCAGAACTGAAGAGGATTAGGGGAGAGAGATGGCTACCTTCCATTGCTAGAGAAATGCAG AGAAACAGCCATGATCGTAACCTCTTACGACATTCGTTGCCATTGTTGGAACGCTCTATCAAGTAG
- the LOC132188597 gene encoding adenylyl-sulfate kinase 3-like isoform X2, producing the protein MAAIQGAGPFSPSPLAKSRFARIVLETNATRIGLHGVDFRSSFLKPIKAMANDCGAAVSGKNLSQMAKTVGKATNIVWHKCSVDKCDRQQLLEQKGCVIWMTGLSGSGKSTLACALSRGLHARGKLTYILDGDNVRHGLNSDLGFKAEDRAENIRRIGEVAKLFADAGIICIASLISPYRKDRDACRALLPERDFIEVFLDVPLEVCEARDPKGLYKLARSGKIKGFTGIDDPYEPPIVLRQKAGNCFPPSAMAETVISYLEEKGYLQA; encoded by the exons ATGGCCGCGATACAAGGAGCCGGACCGTTTTCGCCGTCGCCGTTAGCCAAGTCAAGATTTGCGAGGATCGTACTGGAGACTAATGCGACTAGAATTGGCCTCCACGGCGTCGATTTCAGATCGAGCTTTCTTAAACCGATCAAAGCAATGGCGAACGACTGCGGCGCTGCCGTTTCTG GTAAGAATCTGAGCCAGATGGCGAAAACCGTAGGGAAGGCGACAAACATTGTGTGGCACAAATGTTCAGTGGACAAATGTGACAGGCAACAGCTGCTTGAGCAAAAGGGATGTGTGATATGGATGACCGGTCTTAGTGGTTCAG GAAAAAGCACTCTGGCATGTGCTTTGAGTCGAGGCTTGCACGCGAGAGGAAAGCTGACCTACATTCTTGATGGTGACAATGTTCGGCATGGTCTAAACAGTGATCTTGGTTTTAAAGCAGAAGATCGTGCAGAAAACATACGAAGAATTG gCGAGGTAGCAAAGCTATTTGCAGATGCAGGCATCATTTGCATTGCTAGTTTGATATCTCCCTACAGGAAAGACAGAGATGCCTGCCGTGCATTATTGCCAGAAAGAGATTTCATTGAG GTGTTTCTGGATGTGCCACTGGAAGTGTGTGAGGCAAGGGACCCAAAGGGTCTGTACAAGCTTGCACGATCTGGAAAGATCAAAG GTTTTACAGGAATTGATGATCCATATGAACCACCA ATAGTATTACGACAGAAGGCAGGGAACTGTTTCCCCCCAAGTGCTATGGCTGAAACTGTGATATCTTACTTGGAGGAGAAAGGCTACCTGCAGGCCTGA
- the LOC132188597 gene encoding adenylyl-sulfate kinase 3-like isoform X3, with amino-acid sequence MRLELASTASISDRAFLNRSKQWRTTAALPFLNLSQMAKTVGKATNIVWHKCSVDKCDRQQLLEQKGCVIWMTGLSGSGKSTLACALSRGLHARGKLTYILDGDNVRHGLNSDLGFKAEDRAENIRRIGEVAKLFADAGIICIASLISPYRKDRDACRALLPERDFIEVFLDVPLEVCEARDPKGLYKLARSGKIKGFTGIDDPYEPPVSCEIVLRQKAGNCFPPSAMAETVISYLEEKGYLQA; translated from the exons ATGCGACTAGAATTGGCCTCCACGGCGTCGATTTCAGATCGAGCTTTCTTAAACCGATCAAAGCAATGGCGAACGACTGCGGCGCTGCCGTTTCTG AATCTGAGCCAGATGGCGAAAACCGTAGGGAAGGCGACAAACATTGTGTGGCACAAATGTTCAGTGGACAAATGTGACAGGCAACAGCTGCTTGAGCAAAAGGGATGTGTGATATGGATGACCGGTCTTAGTGGTTCAG GAAAAAGCACTCTGGCATGTGCTTTGAGTCGAGGCTTGCACGCGAGAGGAAAGCTGACCTACATTCTTGATGGTGACAATGTTCGGCATGGTCTAAACAGTGATCTTGGTTTTAAAGCAGAAGATCGTGCAGAAAACATACGAAGAATTG gCGAGGTAGCAAAGCTATTTGCAGATGCAGGCATCATTTGCATTGCTAGTTTGATATCTCCCTACAGGAAAGACAGAGATGCCTGCCGTGCATTATTGCCAGAAAGAGATTTCATTGAG GTGTTTCTGGATGTGCCACTGGAAGTGTGTGAGGCAAGGGACCCAAAGGGTCTGTACAAGCTTGCACGATCTGGAAAGATCAAAG GTTTTACAGGAATTGATGATCCATATGAACCACCAGTAAGTTGTGAG ATAGTATTACGACAGAAGGCAGGGAACTGTTTCCCCCCAAGTGCTATGGCTGAAACTGTGATATCTTACTTGGAGGAGAAAGGCTACCTGCAGGCCTGA
- the LOC132188597 gene encoding adenylyl-sulfate kinase 3-like isoform X1 — protein sequence MAAIQGAGPFSPSPLAKSRFARIVLETNATRIGLHGVDFRSSFLKPIKAMANDCGAAVSGKNLSQMAKTVGKATNIVWHKCSVDKCDRQQLLEQKGCVIWMTGLSGSGKSTLACALSRGLHARGKLTYILDGDNVRHGLNSDLGFKAEDRAENIRRIGEVAKLFADAGIICIASLISPYRKDRDACRALLPERDFIEVFLDVPLEVCEARDPKGLYKLARSGKIKGFTGIDDPYEPPVSCEIVLRQKAGNCFPPSAMAETVISYLEEKGYLQA from the exons ATGGCCGCGATACAAGGAGCCGGACCGTTTTCGCCGTCGCCGTTAGCCAAGTCAAGATTTGCGAGGATCGTACTGGAGACTAATGCGACTAGAATTGGCCTCCACGGCGTCGATTTCAGATCGAGCTTTCTTAAACCGATCAAAGCAATGGCGAACGACTGCGGCGCTGCCGTTTCTG GTAAGAATCTGAGCCAGATGGCGAAAACCGTAGGGAAGGCGACAAACATTGTGTGGCACAAATGTTCAGTGGACAAATGTGACAGGCAACAGCTGCTTGAGCAAAAGGGATGTGTGATATGGATGACCGGTCTTAGTGGTTCAG GAAAAAGCACTCTGGCATGTGCTTTGAGTCGAGGCTTGCACGCGAGAGGAAAGCTGACCTACATTCTTGATGGTGACAATGTTCGGCATGGTCTAAACAGTGATCTTGGTTTTAAAGCAGAAGATCGTGCAGAAAACATACGAAGAATTG gCGAGGTAGCAAAGCTATTTGCAGATGCAGGCATCATTTGCATTGCTAGTTTGATATCTCCCTACAGGAAAGACAGAGATGCCTGCCGTGCATTATTGCCAGAAAGAGATTTCATTGAG GTGTTTCTGGATGTGCCACTGGAAGTGTGTGAGGCAAGGGACCCAAAGGGTCTGTACAAGCTTGCACGATCTGGAAAGATCAAAG GTTTTACAGGAATTGATGATCCATATGAACCACCAGTAAGTTGTGAG ATAGTATTACGACAGAAGGCAGGGAACTGTTTCCCCCCAAGTGCTATGGCTGAAACTGTGATATCTTACTTGGAGGAGAAAGGCTACCTGCAGGCCTGA
- the LOC132188597 gene encoding adenylyl-sulfate kinase 3-like isoform X4, whose product MAAIQGAGPFSPSPLAKSRFARIVLETNATRIGLHGVDFRSSFLKPIKAMANDCGAAVSGKNLSQMAKTVGKATNIVWHKCSVDKCDRQQLLEQKGCVIWMTGLSGSGKSTLACALSRGLHARGKLTYILDGDNVRHGLNSDLGFKAEDRAENIRRIGEVAKLFADAGIICIASLISPYRKDRDACRALLPERDFIEVFLDVPLEVCEARDPKGLYKLARSGKIKDSITTEGRELFPPKCYG is encoded by the exons ATGGCCGCGATACAAGGAGCCGGACCGTTTTCGCCGTCGCCGTTAGCCAAGTCAAGATTTGCGAGGATCGTACTGGAGACTAATGCGACTAGAATTGGCCTCCACGGCGTCGATTTCAGATCGAGCTTTCTTAAACCGATCAAAGCAATGGCGAACGACTGCGGCGCTGCCGTTTCTG GTAAGAATCTGAGCCAGATGGCGAAAACCGTAGGGAAGGCGACAAACATTGTGTGGCACAAATGTTCAGTGGACAAATGTGACAGGCAACAGCTGCTTGAGCAAAAGGGATGTGTGATATGGATGACCGGTCTTAGTGGTTCAG GAAAAAGCACTCTGGCATGTGCTTTGAGTCGAGGCTTGCACGCGAGAGGAAAGCTGACCTACATTCTTGATGGTGACAATGTTCGGCATGGTCTAAACAGTGATCTTGGTTTTAAAGCAGAAGATCGTGCAGAAAACATACGAAGAATTG gCGAGGTAGCAAAGCTATTTGCAGATGCAGGCATCATTTGCATTGCTAGTTTGATATCTCCCTACAGGAAAGACAGAGATGCCTGCCGTGCATTATTGCCAGAAAGAGATTTCATTGAG GTGTTTCTGGATGTGCCACTGGAAGTGTGTGAGGCAAGGGACCCAAAGGGTCTGTACAAGCTTGCACGATCTGGAAAGATCAAAG ATAGTATTACGACAGAAGGCAGGGAACTGTTTCCCCCCAAGTGCTATGGCTGA
- the LOC132188597 gene encoding adenylyl-sulfate kinase, chloroplastic-like isoform X6 produces MAAIQGAGPFSPSPLAKSRFARIVLETNATRIGLHGVDFRSSFLKPIKAMANDCGAAVSGKNLSQMAKTVGKATNIVWHKCSVDKCDRQQLLEQKGCVIWMTGLSGSGKSTLACALSRGLHARGKLTYILDGDNVRHGLNSDLGFKAEDRAENIRRIGEVAKLFADAGIICIASLISPYRKDRDACRALLPERDFIEVFLDVPLEVCEARDPKGLYKLARSGKIKGSVLDFI; encoded by the exons ATGGCCGCGATACAAGGAGCCGGACCGTTTTCGCCGTCGCCGTTAGCCAAGTCAAGATTTGCGAGGATCGTACTGGAGACTAATGCGACTAGAATTGGCCTCCACGGCGTCGATTTCAGATCGAGCTTTCTTAAACCGATCAAAGCAATGGCGAACGACTGCGGCGCTGCCGTTTCTG GTAAGAATCTGAGCCAGATGGCGAAAACCGTAGGGAAGGCGACAAACATTGTGTGGCACAAATGTTCAGTGGACAAATGTGACAGGCAACAGCTGCTTGAGCAAAAGGGATGTGTGATATGGATGACCGGTCTTAGTGGTTCAG GAAAAAGCACTCTGGCATGTGCTTTGAGTCGAGGCTTGCACGCGAGAGGAAAGCTGACCTACATTCTTGATGGTGACAATGTTCGGCATGGTCTAAACAGTGATCTTGGTTTTAAAGCAGAAGATCGTGCAGAAAACATACGAAGAATTG gCGAGGTAGCAAAGCTATTTGCAGATGCAGGCATCATTTGCATTGCTAGTTTGATATCTCCCTACAGGAAAGACAGAGATGCCTGCCGTGCATTATTGCCAGAAAGAGATTTCATTGAG GTGTTTCTGGATGTGCCACTGGAAGTGTGTGAGGCAAGGGACCCAAAGGGTCTGTACAAGCTTGCACGATCTGGAAAGATCAAAGGTAGCGTGCTGGATTTTAT ATAG
- the LOC132188597 gene encoding adenylyl-sulfate kinase 3-like isoform X5, with product MAAIQGAGPFSPSPLAKSRFARIVLETNATRIGLHGVDFRSSFLKPIKAMANDCGAAVSGKNLSQMAKTVGKATNIVWHKCSVDKCDRQQLLEQKGCVIWMTGLSGSGKSTLACALSRGLHARGKLTYILDGDNVRHGLNSDLGFKAEDRAENIRRIGEVAKLFADAGIICIASLISPYRKDRDACRALLPERDFIEVFLDVPLEVCEARDPKGLYKLARSGKIKGSVLDFMFYRN from the exons ATGGCCGCGATACAAGGAGCCGGACCGTTTTCGCCGTCGCCGTTAGCCAAGTCAAGATTTGCGAGGATCGTACTGGAGACTAATGCGACTAGAATTGGCCTCCACGGCGTCGATTTCAGATCGAGCTTTCTTAAACCGATCAAAGCAATGGCGAACGACTGCGGCGCTGCCGTTTCTG GTAAGAATCTGAGCCAGATGGCGAAAACCGTAGGGAAGGCGACAAACATTGTGTGGCACAAATGTTCAGTGGACAAATGTGACAGGCAACAGCTGCTTGAGCAAAAGGGATGTGTGATATGGATGACCGGTCTTAGTGGTTCAG GAAAAAGCACTCTGGCATGTGCTTTGAGTCGAGGCTTGCACGCGAGAGGAAAGCTGACCTACATTCTTGATGGTGACAATGTTCGGCATGGTCTAAACAGTGATCTTGGTTTTAAAGCAGAAGATCGTGCAGAAAACATACGAAGAATTG gCGAGGTAGCAAAGCTATTTGCAGATGCAGGCATCATTTGCATTGCTAGTTTGATATCTCCCTACAGGAAAGACAGAGATGCCTGCCGTGCATTATTGCCAGAAAGAGATTTCATTGAG GTGTTTCTGGATGTGCCACTGGAAGTGTGTGAGGCAAGGGACCCAAAGGGTCTGTACAAGCTTGCACGATCTGGAAAGATCAAAGGTAGCGTGCTGGATTTTAT GTTTTACAGGAATTGA